In Sardina pilchardus chromosome 8, fSarPil1.1, whole genome shotgun sequence, a genomic segment contains:
- the znf703 gene encoding zinc finger protein 703, with product MSRSPLGSEASSRSRSPESAENSTDSGSFSRKFGTQKSLVTALAPSDPLRQEKRLPIRILKMLTAHSHILHPEYLQPLTSAPISIELDAKKSPLALLAQTCSQIGKPDPPPSSKLASLSSSGHSDKDSGSRSSGSSVSSVKSGDQHQPLDDKSSFKPYAKSGGECRKDGVGDKAGFRVPGGSTGAVTCPHATSPRTSSPTQHTPPQAHRQSQPSPTQKSGHGQSHYTDSKSGSADQGSADSGGPVKKETEHSKPGLDHAQIANSSHARASANSSNGSSASSPQPDSKADAQLPQPGLSAGHVAPVSPFKPGHSVFPLPPSSMGYHGSIVGAYAGYPSQFGAGMGVPGKHPSSSPLTGASPPSFMQGLCRDPYCLTYPNAPHLGGQNCSTCVHDPSAGLKSGFPLMYPSHHLHSLHPTALTSSTTPSLSHPLYTYGFMLQNEPQPHACNWVSVGGPCDKRFSTSEELLAHLRTHTALPGVDGKLLSAYPSSVSSAASCHLHLPPPTSPGALPSSFSLRGSPGLSLARYHPYGKAHLPGGPSLPMHSLPGSSPYYSPYTLYSQRLGSASALGYQ from the exons ATGAGCAGATCTCCTCTCGGATCTGAAGCCAGTTCACGCAGTCGGAGTCCAGAGAGCGCTGAGAATAGCACTGACAGCGGTAGTTTCTCCCGTAAATTTGGGACACAGAAGTCCTTGGTCACGGCATTGGCACCTTCGGATCCTTTACGCCAAGAAAAGAGACTACCCATCCGGATTCTTAAAATGTTGACCGCTCACAGCCACATACTTCACCCGGAGTATTTACAACCCTTGACTTCCGCACCAATAAGCATTGAG ctGGATGCCAAAAAGAGCCCTTTAGCCCTCCTGGCCCAGACATGTTCTCAGATTGGGAAGCCAGACCCACCTCCATCCTCTAAGCTTGCCTCTCTCAGCTCCAGTGGCCACAGTGACAAGGACTCAGGCTCTCGGTCTTCCGGCTCCTCCGTGTCCTCTGTCAAGTCGGGAGACCAGCACCAGCCCCTGGATGACAAGTCCAGTTTCAAGCCCTACGCCAAGAGCGGTGGAGAGTGCCGCAAAGACGGCGTGGGTGACAAGGCAGGCTTTCGGGTTCCTGGTGGCAGCACCGGTGCGGTCACATGTCCCCACGCCACCTCTCCCAGGACCAGCTCCCCCACGCAACACACGCCACCCCAAGCGCACCGGCAGTCCCAGCCCTCCCCCACCCAGAAATCAGGCCACGGTCAGTCTCACTACACGGACTCCAAGTCGGGCAGCGCTGACCAAGGCTCAGCGGACAGCGGTGGTCCGGTGAAAAAAGAGACTGAGCACAGCAAGCCGGGCCTGGACCACGCGCAGATCGCCAACTCCAGCCACGCCAGGGCCAGCGCCAACTCCAGCAACGGCAGCTCTGCCAGCAGCCCGCAGCCCGACAGCAAGGCCGACGCCCAGCTGCCCCAGCCTGGACTAAGCGCCGGACACGTCGCCCCCGTGTCCCCGTTCAAACCGGGCCACTCGGTCTTCCCGCTGCCGCCCTCCAGTATGGGATACCACGGCTCCATCGTTGGCGCGTACGCCGGATACCCGTCGCAGTTCGGGGCGGGCATGGGGGTTCCTGGGAAGCACCCCAGCTCCAGTCCCCTGACGGGAGCCTCTCCGCCGTCCTTCATGCAGGGCCTGTGCAGGGACCCTTACTGCCTCACCTACCCCAACGCACCGCACCTCGGGGGCCAGAACTGCTCCACCTGCGTCCACGACCCCTCCGCCGGCCTGAAGTCTGGCTTCCCCCTGATGTACCCGTCGCACCACCTGCACTCGCTCCACCCCACGGCGCTGACGTCCAGCACCacgccctccctctcccacccgCTCTACACCTACGGCTTCATGCTCCAGAACGAGCCGCAGCCGCACGCCTGCAACTGGGTGTCGGTGGGCGGCCCGTGCGACAAGCGCTTCTCCACCTCCGAGGAGCTGCTGGCCCACCTGCGCACGCACACGGCGCTGCCGGGCGTCGACGGCAAGCTCCTGTCCGCCTACCCGTCGTCGGTCTCCTCGGCCGCCTCTTgccacctccacctgccgcCCCCCACCAGTCCCGGCGCCCTCCCCAGCTCCTTCTCGCTCCGCGGCTCGCCCGGCCTGAGCCTGGCGCGCTACCACCCCTACGGCAAGGCCCACCTGCCCGGCGGCCCGTCCCTGCCCATGCACTCTCTCCCAGGCTCGTCTCCCTACTACTCCCCCTACACGCTCTACAGCCAGAGACTAGGCTCGGCCTCGGCCCTGGGCTACCAGTGA